The Streptomyces sp. ICC1 DNA window GCCGCCAGCAGGTTCGCCAGCGCCCGCTCGAACTGGGCCGCCAGCGTCTCCCCCACCACCTTCCCCGCACCGTCGAGCGCCGTCTGCCCCGCCAGGAAGACCAGCCGGCCCCCGCTCGCGACCACTGCGTGCGAGAAGCCCGTGGCCGGGGACAGCTCCTCCGGGTTGATCCGCTCCAGGCTCACGCTTCCCGCACCTCCCGGTAGAGCTCCTTGGCGATGATCGTGCGCTGCACCTCGCTGGCCCCCTCGTAGATCCGCGGGGCCCGCACCTCCCGGTAGAGGTGTTCCAGCAGGTGGCCCCGGCGCAGGGCGACCGCCCCGTGCAGCTGCACCGCGTGGTCGACCACGTACTGCGCCGTCTCGGTGGCCAGCAGCTTCGCCATGGCCGCCCGGCGCGGCACCTCCGGCGAACCCGCGTCGGCGTCGTAGGCCCCGGCCGCCGCGTAGACCAGGAGCCGGGCCGCCTCGGTCCGCGTCGCCATCTCGGCCACCCGGTGCGCCACGGCCTGCAGGTCCGCCAGCACCCCGCCGAAGGCCGTACGGGCCGCCGTGTGCGCCACCGTCGCGTCCAGGGCGGCGCGGGCCATCCCGACGGCGAAGGCGCCGACGCTGGGCCGGAAGAGGTTCAGGGTGTCCATGGCCACCCTGAAGCCGCGCCCCGGCTCGCCGAGCAGATCCTCCGGGCCGACCGGGACCCCGTCGAAGGACAGCGACCCGATCGGGTGCGGGGACAGCATGTCGACGGCCTCGCCGGTCAGGCCCGGCCGGTCGGCGGGGACCAGGAAGGCGGTGATCCCCTTGGCCCCCGGGCCCTCGCCGGTGC harbors:
- a CDS encoding acyl-CoA dehydrogenase family protein; the protein is MTGFAGSAGFALGADQEEWCARLRALAAERLRLLAEKGEPGRVNRPLLAALGEAGLLERLFTSGALELCLLRESLAYGCTEAETALALQGLGAYPVLRSGSAGQRERWLPGVRTGRTVAAFALSEPGAGSDAGALELEAVREERGGAPLWRLSGSKCWISNAPEADFYTVFARTGEGPGAKGITAFLVPADRPGLTGEAVDMLSPHPIGSLSFDGVPVGPEDLLGEPGRGFRVAMDTLNLFRPSVGAFAVGMARAALDATVAHTAARTAFGGVLADLQAVAHRVAEMATRTEAARLLVYAAAGAYDADAGSPEVPRRAAMAKLLATETAQYVVDHAVQLHGAVALRRGHLLEHLYREVRAPRIYEGASEVQRTIIAKELYREVREA